GCCAGCAGCAGCGGGTGGCCATCGCCCGTGCGCTGGCGATGGAGCCGGACGTGATGCTGTTCGACGAGCCGACCTCGGCGCTGGACCCGGAGCTGGTGGGCGAGGTGTTGAAAGTGATGCAGGCGCTGGCGGAGGAAGGCCGCACCATGGTGGTGGTCACCCACGAGATGGGCTTTGCCCGCGAGGTATCCAACCACGTGATCTTCCTGCACCAGGGCCGCATCGAGGAGCAGGGCGACCCGAAGCAGGTGCTGGTGGCGCCCAGGAGCGAACGCCTGGCGCAGTTTCTGTCCGGCAGCCTGAAGTAACCATGACCACAAGCGAGACGAGCATGCAACACCCATTTTGGCTGCGTAATGTGCGCCCCTACGGCGGCGCGGCAGAAGACATCGAAATCGTGGCCGGCCGCATCGGCGCGCGCCGCCCGGCGGCCAACCTGCCGCTGGCAGCGGACGACCTCGACGGCGGCGGCCAGCTGCTGACCCCGCCCTTGGTGGAGGCGCACACCCACCTCGACAAGACGCTGTGGAGCCTGCCGTGGCAGCCGCACAGCGCCGCCGACAACCTGCGCGCGCGCATCGACAACGAGCGCCGCATCCTGCGCGAGCAGACGGTGCCGATCGCCGCGCGCGCCGGCGCGCTGCTGGAGCACTGCATCGCGCAGGGCACCCAGCTGCTGCGCTGCCACGTGGATGCCGACCCGGAACTGGGCTGGTCGCATATCGACGCCATGCTGGCGCTGCGCGAACGCTATGCCGGGCTGATCGATATCGAGCTGGTCACCTTCCCGCAGGCTGGCCTCGTCACCCGCCCCGGCGCCGCTGAGCTGATGCGGCGGGCGCTGGAAGCCGGGGTGGAGGTGGTGGGCGGGCTGGACCCGTGCGGCATCGACGGCGACCCGGTCGCGCAGCTGACGCAGGTGTTCGAACTGGCCGCCGAGTTCGACCGCGGCGTGGACATCCACCTGCACGACGGTGGCGAGCTGGGACTGTGGCAGATCGCGCGCATCTGCGACTTTACCGAGCAGTACCGGCGGCAGGGGCGGGTGATGCTCAGCCACGCCTTTTGCCTCGGCATGCTGCCGTGGCCGAAAGTGGCGCCGCTGGCGGCAAGGTTGGCCGCAAACGGCATCAGCATCGTCACCACCGCGCCGGCGGACATCGGGGTGCCGCCGTTTGCCGAGCTGACGGCGGCGGGGGTGACGGTGTGCCTCGGCTCGGATGGCATCCGCGACGCCTGGTCGCCGATGGGCAACGGCGACATGCTGGAGCGGGTGATGCTGCAGGCCTACCGCTTCTACGAGCGCACCGACGAGGGGCTGCGGGCGGCGTTCGACGCCGGCACCGTCAACGGCGCCCGCGCCATGGGCCACGCCGACTACGGGCTGGCGCCGGGCAAGCCGGCCAACTTCCTGCTGCTGCCGGTGCAGACGGTGGGCGAGGCCATCGCGCTGCGCCCGCCGCAGCGCACACTGATCCGCCACGGCCGGGTGATCGTCCGTGACGGCGTGCTGCTCGACAGCCTGCTGGCGTTGCCGTAAGCGGGGGGCACCGGCGGCACAGCGCTACAGCGCGACGCGCTGCTGGTGTTCCGGCACCGTCGCGTGCCAGTTCAGCTCCAGGCTGATGCGGCGACGCAGTGCGTCGGCGGCCGCCGGCTCGCCGTGGATCACGAATACCTGTCGCGGCGCGCTGCTGAAGCCCGTCAGCCACTGCATGATCTCGTTGCCGTCGGCGTGGGCGGACAGGTGTTCCAGCGCCACCACTTCGGCATTGATCGGCACGTCCTGGCCGTGGATGCGTACCGAGTCGGCACCGGCCACGATCAGCGCGCCACGGGTGCCGCCGGCCTGGAAGCCGGAAAACAGCAGCGTGTTGCGCGGATTGGGCGCGAACGCCTTCAGGTGGTGCAGCACCCGCCCGCCGGTGGCCATGCCGCTGGCGGCGATGATGATCGATGGCTCTTTGGTCTGGTTCAGGCGCTTGGATTCGTCGACCGAGCGCACGATGTGGGCGACGCGGCACATGCCCTCGCACTCGCTCTCCGACAGCTTGTGCAGGTGGCGGAACTGCTGGTACAGCGCGGTGACGTCGCTGGCCATCGGGCTGTTGATGTACACCGGCAGCTGTTGCGGGATGCGGCCGCTCTGTTTCAGCTTATAGATGTAGTACATCAGCAGCTGGGCGCGGGCGACGGCAAAGGACGGGATCACGGTGATGCCGTGGCGGCCGACGGTGCGGTTGATGACCTCGGCGAGGATGTCTTTCACCGACTCAGCGGGGTGAGTGCGGTCGCCGTAGGTGGATTCCACCAGCAGGTAGTCGGCATTCTGGATCGGCTGCGGCGGCTGCATGATCGGGTCGTGCTGGCGGCCGAGGTCGCCGGAGCAGACCAGGGTGCTGCCTTCGGCCTCGATGGTGACGGTGGCGGCGCCGAGGATGTGGCCGGCCGGGCGCAGCAGCAGCTGGATGTCGGGGAAGATCTCGCGGCGCTGGTTGAACGGCAGCGGTCGCAGGTAGGCCAGCGCGCGTTCGGCGTCGGCCTCGGTGTACAGCGGCAGCGCCGGATGGTGCTTGGAGTAGCCGCGGCGGTTGGCGTATTCGGCTTCCTCTTCCAGCAGGTAGCCGCTGTCGGGCAGCAGGATCGCCGCCAGCTCGCAGCTGGCTTCGGTGGCGTACACCGGGCCGCGAAAGCCGTCGCGCACCAGTGCCGGCAGGTAGCCGCTGTGGTCGAGGTGGGCGTGGCTGAGCACCACCGCGTCGAGATCGGCCGGGGCGAACGGCAGCCCGGCCCAGTTGCGCAGCCGCAGCTGCTTGTAGCCCTGGAACAGGCCGCAATCGAGCAGGATCTTGCGGCCGCTGCATTCCAGCAGGTACTTGCTGCCGGTGACGGTGCCGGCGGCGCCGAGAAAGGTGAGGTGCATGAGCGTTTCCTGTGCCGCTGGGGCGCTGGTGGCTGGGGGCCGCGCAGCGGTGGCGGCACGGCGCTTCACTCTCCTTTATAGAGAGCCGTCGCGATGGCGGTGGCGCCGATTTGCGATGACACGCACCGGCTGGCCGTTGCTGGCCATATGGGTGGGATCGTGCGGGCGCGGGACCGCTGCTTTGCTGCGCTCGCGCCGGCGCGATAAAAAAAGGTTGGCCGCAGCGCGAACGCTGCGGCCAACCTTGTCATGCGGCGGATGCCGTGATTCAGATGCGGAAGCGCGCCACCATGTCATGCAGGTGGTTGGACAGCTGGTGCAGCTCGTCCACGGTGCGGGTGGCGTTCTGCACCGCCTGGTCGGTTTCGATCGCCATGTGGTTGGCCGTTTCCGCCGCGCGCGCCATGTCGGTGGTGGCGATTGACTGCTCGCGGGTGGCGTCGGCGATGTCGCGGATGGTCAGCACCACGCGCGCCACCTCGTCCTCGATGCCGGCCATCTGCCCGGCAACCTGGCGCGAGGCGCTGACCCCGTGCCGTACCGATTGCTGGGTGTGCTCCATATTGCCCAGCGCCGATTCCACGTCGTGGTGGGTGGCGTCGATCAGCTCGCCGATCTCCACCGTGGCCTTGGCGGTGCGCTCGGCCAGCTTGCGCACCTCGTCGGCCACCACGGCAAAGCCGCGGCCGGTCTCGCCGGCGCGCGCCGCCTCGATCGCCGCGTTCAGCGCCAAGAGGTTGGTCTGGTCGGCGATGTCCTTGATCACGTTGATGATCTGGTCCATCTGCGCCGAACGCTGCCCCAGGCCGCCGAGGGTGGTGGCCAGCTGGCCGACCTGGCCGGCGATGCGCTCGATCCCGCCGGCCAGCTCGCCCACCGCCTGCGCCGACTGGCGCGAGGTCTGTCCGGTCTGCACCACCACCTCTTCCGCCGAGGTGGCATTGCTGGCGATGTGGTTGATGCTGACGGTGATCTGTTCGATGGTGGCGGCGGTGGCGCTGGATGCGTCGGCCTGCTGCTGCGAATCGCTGGCCAGCTGGCGGGTGATGCCGTTCAGCGCGTCGATGCCGCCGTTGAGCGACACCGAGTGCTCGCGCACCTCCAGGAACATCTGCCGCAGGCTGCCGATGAAGCGGTTGAACGCCTCGGCGGTCTGGCCGATTTCGTCCTGCTTGTCCACGCTCAGCTGGTGGGTCAGGTCGGCGTGGCCGCTGGCGACATCCAGCAGCGCATCGCGCAGCCGCACCAGGCTGGCCAGCAGGCGGGTGATGGCGAAGTTGGCCAGCACGATGCCGGCCACCGCCACCGCGAGCCCGGCCAGCACCAGCGTCAGCAGCAGCTGCTGCAGCGGTGCCAGCATCGCGTCTTTTGCCACCACCGTGCCCAGCACCCAGTCGCTGCCGGCGATGCTGGCCACTTCGGCGTAGTGGCTGCGGCCGTCGATCTCTACTTCATGCAGCGTCGGGCTGTTGCCGGCGGCGCTGACCAGCGCGGCGTCAAAGCCCGGCATCACCTCGGCCACCGGCTTGAGGGTGGAGTCGGCCGCCGGGTGGCTGACGATCTTGCCGTCGCGCGTGGCCAGGAAGGCGTAGCCGTCGCCGCGCAGTCTGATCGCCTTCACCACCGCGGTCAGCCCGTCCAGCGAGATGTCACCGCCGACCACGCCAATCTGCGCGCCGCCGCGCAGGATCGGGCTGGCCACGGTCACGCCCAGCTTCTGTTTTTCTACAAAGGCATAGGGCGCGGTAACGGCGACGCCTTTTTGCGCGCTGGCCAGCTGGTACCACGGCCGCGCGGTCGGGTCGTAGCCGTCGGCCGGCAGTTTGTCTGGCGTGTGGTAGCGCATCACCTTGTCGGCGTAGCCGGCAAAGGTCTGGTCGAAGCCGCCGGCTTCCTTGCCCTGTTGCAGGAACGGGTAAGGTGCACTGGCATCGACGTCGCCGAGGCGGTTGGCCGTCGCCTGGATGGCGTCGCGGCGCTGGGCCAGCCAGCGGCCGAGCGCCTCGCCGTTGCCGGCGATGGCGGCGTCCAGCTCCTGCTGCACGCCGTGGATGATCTCGCTGCGCATGCGCTGGTAGGCGAGGGCGGATAGCACCGCGATGGCAATCGCCAGCAGGATGGCGACAAAAAACAGGAGTCGCTGTTTTAACGACATGGCATTCCTCGTGATAACGGGGCAACGCGGCGACTCGGGTGGTCGCCTGGCGTTGCCGGGGTCGGGTGGGTGTGTGTTGGTGTGCGTCTTGTTTTATGAAACTTTGTGATAAATCAGCGCGCGCGATGATAACAATCTATAACAGCTGCCGCCAGCCTCAAGCGCGGTGACGCCGCTGCGTGGGCAGGATTGCAACGCCGGTGGCCGGTGTGCGGACCGTGTCGCCGTGCGTGCCAAGATTGGCCGCAAGGCGCCGCGCCAGTGCCGGCGCTGCTCTCAGCGGTATGTGTGTAATAACTGGCCATCTCGATAAGTCGCGCTAGCGAGTTGTGTCGCTGCGATGCGTAATCAAACGACTACAATTTTTTGTAAATAAGAAGTTTGTACAATACAATAACTATACAAAAAAGGATAACCCGTTCGCCACCACGAGAAAACGCCATGTTCAATACCCGGCTCAAGCAGCAGATCAGCACGCTGCAACAGCAGCTGCGCACCCAGCAGGCGATTGCCAGCGCGCTGGAGCGTTCCTTTGCCAGCGTCCATTTTGATGTGGCGCGCAGGGTGGTGGCGGCCAACCAGAACTTTCTGGACACACTGGGTTACCGCCAGCTCGGCGATATCCTCGGCCAGCCGCACAGCCTGTTCTGCGCCAGCGACTATGTCGCGAGCCGTGATTACGCGCAGTTCTGGGCGCACTTGCAGCGCGGCGAGCCGTTCCAGGGCAAGGTGCAGCGCGTTACCGCCACGGGCGAGGTGGTGTGGCTGGAGGCGACGTACAGTCCGATCATCGACGCCGCCGGCCAGATCAGCGGCTACGTGAAGTTCGCAACCGACATCACCGCCCGCGTGCGCGAGGCGGCGCACAACCGCTCGGTGCTGCAGGCGCTGGATCGCGCGATGGCGACCATCGAATTCCGCCCCGATGGGACGATCGTCGGCGCCAACGACAATTTCCTGCGCACCATGGGCTACCGACTGGAGCAGCTGCGCGGCCAGCATCACCGTCTGCTGTGCGAGCGCGAGTTCGGCGACAGCGCGGAGTACGAGCAGCTGTGGCAGCGCCTGCGCCGCGGCGAGTTCTTCGCCGGCCAGATCCGGCGCCGCCACCACGACGGCCGCACGGTGTGGCTGGAGGCCAGCTACAACCCGGTGCTGGACGAAAACCAGCAGGTGGTCAGCGTGATCAAGTTCGCCACCGACATCAGCGCCCGCGTCGAGCAGGTACAGCAGGAGCGCGACAGCGCCCAGTTTGCCTACAGTTCGTCACGGCAGACGCTGGACTGGTCGGACAGCGGCGTGGCCGGCATCCGCCAGAGCGTGGACGAAATCCGGCAGATGGCCGGCAGCATCGAGGCGGCCAGCCACACGGTGCAGCAGCTGGGCGCGCGCTCGCTGCAGATCACCTCCATCGTGCAGACCATCAAGGACATCGCCGATCAGACCAACCTGCTGGCGCTGAACGCGGCGATCGAGGCGGCGCGCGCCGGCGAGACCGGACGCGGCTTCGCGGTGGTGGCCGACGAGGTGCGCAAGTTGGCGGAGCGCACCAGCGCGTCGACCACCGAAATTGCCGCCATGGTCGGCGACATCCAGCAACAGACTGGCAGCGCGGTGCAAAGCATGGCGCAGATCCTGCAACAGGCGCAGCACAGCGTGACGCTGACCCAGCGCGCCGGCAGCACCATCGCGCAGATCCGCGACGGCGCACACGCGGTGGTGGAAGCCATCGGCCGCTTTACCCATCTCAAGTCGTGAGCCGGCGCCGCTCGGCCTGCGCCGCCGCGGCGGCCGTTCAGTCGAGCTGCGGCGTGCGCTGCAGCTTGCCGGTATCAAACCCCTGCTGCCGCAGCCGGGCCAGCAGCGCGGCGTAGGCGGCCGGCGCCACGCTGCGATTGCGCGCCAGCACCCACAGGTAGTCGCGCTTCGGCTCGCTGACGGCGACCAGCTGGTAGTCCTTGTCCAGATCGATCACCCAGTAATCCCCCCACACCCACGGCAACCATGACAGCCAGGCCGGCGCGAAGCGCACCTGCAGCCTTGGCGAGCTGGCGCCGCCGATTTGCCGCGCGCTGCCGCTGGCGCTGCTGATGTCGCCATTGGCCTGCTGGCAGCGATTGTCCACCGCCACCGTGCCGTCCGCCTGCAGCCGGTAACGGGCGCTGGCATTGGCAACGCACTTTTGCTGAAACCAGTTGGGAAAGCGGGCGATCTCGTACCAGGTGCCCATGTAGCGCGGCACATCCAGCGCGGCAATGGTTTGCAGGTGGCCGTCGCCGGCAATGCCCGCCGGCTGCGGGCTGGCGCAGGCCGGCAGGGTGGCAAGGCATAGCAGGGCGGCAACAAGGGTCTTTTTCATGGGAGGGTTCCCGGCGGGCTGGCCAGCCGCGCGATCGATGTTGGGCGCGGTAATGGCGTGATAAAGAAAATAAAACTATACGAAATAAACATTCAATTGGAAATGGCTATTTCTATCCGGCATGATGGCATCCGTCAACAACGACTCACCCATCCAAGGAGCGAAGCATGTCCATCATCAACAGCCAGATCAAACCGTTTGCCAGCAAAGCCTTCCACAACGGCCAGTTCATCGACGTGACTGACGAGACCCTGCTGGGCAAGTGGTCCGTTGTCTTCTTCTACCCGGCCGACTTCACCTTCGTGTGCCCGACCGAGCTGGGCGACCTGGCTGACCTGTATCCGCAGTTCCGTGATATGGGCGTGGAAATCTACTCGGTGTCCACCGACACCCACTTCACCCACAAGGCGTGGCACGACACCTCCGACACCATCAAGAAGATCCAGTACCCGATGCTGGCCGACCCGACGCACCTGATCTCGCGCAACTTCGGCGTGCTGATCGAGGAAGCCGGCCTCGCCGACCGCGGAACCTTCGTGATCGATCCGGAAGGCAAAATCCAGATCGTGGAAATCAGCGCCGGCGGCGTGGGCCGCGATGCGTCCGAGCTGCTGCGCAAGATCAAGGCTGCCCAGTACGTGGCCGCGCACCCGGGTGAAGTGTGCCCGGCCAAGTGGAAAGAAGGCGATGCCACCTTGGCTCCGTCGCTGGACCTGGTAGGCAAAATTTAAGCCCTGCCCCACAGAGCTCTGAGTTCACGTAACTGCGCTGTACCGGATGGCCCGGCCGACTTCTCCCGGCCGTTGCCATCTCCACCCGACATTCATTGCCGGGTGCCCCGGAAAACGGCCTTGCGGCCAACCTTGAAGCCGCTTTCCCGGGTACCCGTATACCAAGGAGCACATCATGCTGGACAACAATATCAAGACCCAACTGCAAGCTTACCTGACCAACCTGCAGCACCCGATCGAGCTGGTCGCCAGCCTGGGCGGCGGGGCCAAGGACGAGGAAGTACGTGGCCTGCTGGCCGACATCGCCAGCCTGTCCGACAAGGTCAGCGTCCGCTTCGACGGCAACGATGCGCGCCAGCCTTCGTTCAGCGTTGGCCGCACGGGCGACGCCGCGCCGCGTGTGCAGTTTGCCGGTGTGCCGATGGGCCACGAGTTCACCTCGCTGGTGCTGGCGCTGCTGCAGGTGGGCGGTCATCCGTCCAAGGCCGGGCAGGAGCTGATCCAGCAGGTGAAAGATCTGCGCGGCGAATACACCTTCGAAACCTATATCTCGCTGTCGTGCCAGAACTGCCCGGACGTGGTGCAGGCGCTGAACCTGATGGCGGTGCTCAATCCGGGCATCCGCCACACCATGATCGACGGCGCGCTGTTCCAGGACGAGGTGGCCGCCCGCCAGATCATGTCGGTGCCCACCGTGTACCTGAACGGTGAAGTGTTCGGCCAGGGCCGCATGGGGCTGGAAGAAATCGTCGCCCGGCTGGATACCGGCGCGGCGGCACGCGAGGCGGAAAAAATCGCCGCCAAGGACGCATTTGATGTACTGGTGGTCGGCGGTGGGCCGGCCGGTGCCGCCGCAGCCATCTACACGGCGCGCAAGGGCATCCGCACCGGCGTGGTGGCGGAGCGTTTCGGCGGCCAGGTGCTGGACACCATGGGCATCGAAAACTTCATCTCGGTGAAGGAGACCGAAGGCCCGAAACTGGCGATGGCGCTGGAGCAGCACGTCAAGGAATACGACGTGGACGTGATGAACCTGCAGCGCGCCAGCAAGCTGGTGGCCGCCAGCGAAAGTGCCAGCGGCCTGACCGAAATCCAGCTGGAAAGCGGCGCCACGCTGAAGGCCAAGACCGTGATCATCGCTACCGGTGCCCGCTGGCGTGAAATGAACGTGCCGGGCGAAAAGGAATACCGCAACAAGGGCGTGGCCTACTGCCCGCATTGCGACGGCCCGCTGTTCAAGGGCAAGCGTGTGGCGGTGGTGGGTGGCGGCAACTCCGGCGTGGAAGCGGCCATCGACCTGGCCGGCATCGTGTCGCACGTCACCCTGCTGGAGTTCGGCGATGCCATGCGTGCCGACGCGGTGCTGCAGAACAAGCTGAAGAGCCTGCCCAACGTGACCATCGTCCTGCAGGCGCAGACCACCGCGGTGACGGGCGATGGCAGCAAGGTGAACGGCCTTGACTATATTGACCGTGCCAGCGGCGAAGCACGCCACATCGCGCTGGAAGGTATTTTCGTGCAGATCGGCCTGCTGCCGAACACCGACTGGCTGCGCGGCAGCGTCGAGCTGTCCAGCCGCGGCGAGATTCTGGTGGGCCGCCACCAGGACACCACCGTGCCCGGCGTGTTCGCCGCCGGGGATGTGACCGACGTGCCGTACAAGCAGATCATCATCGCCATGGGCGAGGGCGCCAAGGCCGCGCTCGGCGCCTTCGACCACCTGATCCGCAGCGACGTGTCCGCCAGCTGAGTCCAAGGTTGGCCGCCGCCTGCCTGCGGCCAACCTTTGAATCCCGGATGCAAGCTCCGTATCGGATGATGCGGGGCTTTTTGTCGCGCGCGACCGACGGTCGTGCAGTGGCCTATACTGCATTGCCGCCGTAGCGCGCTGGTCACCGGCGCGGTGTGCTGCGGCAAGCGGCTGGTTCTGTCTGTGCCGTTATCTGTCTGTTTCGTCGTTCCGCGTGGTGATTTCTGCCGCAAAAATGCTGATCAATACTGATTTTCCTGCCCGCTTTCCTGATGTTATATTTTCAACAGTTGCTTGAATCTGTTTTCACTGTAACCTACGATGAAGCGTAACAAAACCAGCCGGCATCAGGGAGGAGGGCTTTCATCACGGTTGGGATTGTCAGGACGAGGTGTAGTACCGATAGAGCTTTGGTGGTGGTGCCGGCGCCCGCTGGCGCAGTCGCCGCCATACAAGAGGCCATGCGGTGTGAACGTTTTCGGCACGTGCCATGAGGTGGGAATCACGCGTGCGATTCCTTGGCAGGAACCGCCTCTACATTGCGATCTAATGGAGGCACAACATGTTCTCATCAACCAAGCTAAGAAAGGCGCTGTCTGCCTTCGCCCTCTGCTGTCTGGGCGTCATGGGCATGGGCATCACGCCGTTCGCCTTAGCAGATAACCCGGCAAATTATTTCCAACTTGACGGCGACATGAAGGGCGGCACCCAAGAGAAGCCGGACTGGAGTGATGTCTTTGACAGCAATCTCCCTGCTGTCGGCGCCACCCCGAAAGCGTCGCTGCCTAGCGGCTTCAGTTCGCCAACCTTCGTCGTTGACTTTTTTCCAGCCACCAGCAACGACAACAGCCTGTTCGCTACCGGGAGTAAGGACACCCTGAACATCACCCCGGGCTGGCAGTGCAAGAAGACCAACAACGTCAATGACAAGACCGATATCAACAATGCCTACGCGGTTGCCTACATCAATCCAAACAATCACCTGATTGTCTACTTTGCTCTGGATGTGGCCTCCAATGACGGTACCAAGGATGTCGGTTTCTGGTTCCTCAAGGACCCGGACGTTAGCTGCCCGGCCGGTGGCGGCTCGACTCCCTTCGTCGGCAATCACACCGATGGTGACGTGCTGATCGTGTCCGAATTTACCAATGGTGGCCGCGTCAGCGAGATCAAGGCCTACCGCTGGAATGGCGGCGCGAATGGTTCGCTCGGCACGACTG
Above is a genomic segment from Vogesella indigofera containing:
- a CDS encoding lipocalin family protein → MKKTLVAALLCLATLPACASPQPAGIAGDGHLQTIAALDVPRYMGTWYEIARFPNWFQQKCVANASARYRLQADGTVAVDNRCQQANGDISSASGSARQIGGASSPRLQVRFAPAWLSWLPWVWGDYWVIDLDKDYQLVAVSEPKRDYLWVLARNRSVAPAAYAALLARLRQQGFDTGKLQRTPQLD
- a CDS encoding methyl-accepting chemotaxis protein, which encodes MSLKQRLLFFVAILLAIAIAVLSALAYQRMRSEIIHGVQQELDAAIAGNGEALGRWLAQRRDAIQATANRLGDVDASAPYPFLQQGKEAGGFDQTFAGYADKVMRYHTPDKLPADGYDPTARPWYQLASAQKGVAVTAPYAFVEKQKLGVTVASPILRGGAQIGVVGGDISLDGLTAVVKAIRLRGDGYAFLATRDGKIVSHPAADSTLKPVAEVMPGFDAALVSAAGNSPTLHEVEIDGRSHYAEVASIAGSDWVLGTVVAKDAMLAPLQQLLLTLVLAGLAVAVAGIVLANFAITRLLASLVRLRDALLDVASGHADLTHQLSVDKQDEIGQTAEAFNRFIGSLRQMFLEVREHSVSLNGGIDALNGITRQLASDSQQQADASSATAATIEQITVSINHIASNATSAEEVVVQTGQTSRQSAQAVGELAGGIERIAGQVGQLATTLGGLGQRSAQMDQIINVIKDIADQTNLLALNAAIEAARAGETGRGFAVVADEVRKLAERTAKATVEIGELIDATHHDVESALGNMEHTQQSVRHGVSASRQVAGQMAGIEDEVARVVLTIRDIADATREQSIATTDMARAAETANHMAIETDQAVQNATRTVDELHQLSNHLHDMVARFRI
- a CDS encoding amidohydrolase family protein — its product is MQHPFWLRNVRPYGGAAEDIEIVAGRIGARRPAANLPLAADDLDGGGQLLTPPLVEAHTHLDKTLWSLPWQPHSAADNLRARIDNERRILREQTVPIAARAGALLEHCIAQGTQLLRCHVDADPELGWSHIDAMLALRERYAGLIDIELVTFPQAGLVTRPGAAELMRRALEAGVEVVGGLDPCGIDGDPVAQLTQVFELAAEFDRGVDIHLHDGGELGLWQIARICDFTEQYRRQGRVMLSHAFCLGMLPWPKVAPLAARLAANGISIVTTAPADIGVPPFAELTAAGVTVCLGSDGIRDAWSPMGNGDMLERVMLQAYRFYERTDEGLRAAFDAGTVNGARAMGHADYGLAPGKPANFLLLPVQTVGEAIALRPPQRTLIRHGRVIVRDGVLLDSLLALP
- the ahpC gene encoding alkyl hydroperoxide reductase subunit C, which encodes MSIINSQIKPFASKAFHNGQFIDVTDETLLGKWSVVFFYPADFTFVCPTELGDLADLYPQFRDMGVEIYSVSTDTHFTHKAWHDTSDTIKKIQYPMLADPTHLISRNFGVLIEEAGLADRGTFVIDPEGKIQIVEISAGGVGRDASELLRKIKAAQYVAAHPGEVCPAKWKEGDATLAPSLDLVGKI
- a CDS encoding MBL fold metallo-hydrolase RNA specificity domain-containing protein, which gives rise to MHLTFLGAAGTVTGSKYLLECSGRKILLDCGLFQGYKQLRLRNWAGLPFAPADLDAVVLSHAHLDHSGYLPALVRDGFRGPVYATEASCELAAILLPDSGYLLEEEAEYANRRGYSKHHPALPLYTEADAERALAYLRPLPFNQRREIFPDIQLLLRPAGHILGAATVTIEAEGSTLVCSGDLGRQHDPIMQPPQPIQNADYLLVESTYGDRTHPAESVKDILAEVINRTVGRHGITVIPSFAVARAQLLMYYIYKLKQSGRIPQQLPVYINSPMASDVTALYQQFRHLHKLSESECEGMCRVAHIVRSVDESKRLNQTKEPSIIIAASGMATGGRVLHHLKAFAPNPRNTLLFSGFQAGGTRGALIVAGADSVRIHGQDVPINAEVVALEHLSAHADGNEIMQWLTGFSSAPRQVFVIHGEPAAADALRRRISLELNWHATVPEHQQRVAL
- the ahpF gene encoding alkyl hydroperoxide reductase subunit F, whose amino-acid sequence is MLDNNIKTQLQAYLTNLQHPIELVASLGGGAKDEEVRGLLADIASLSDKVSVRFDGNDARQPSFSVGRTGDAAPRVQFAGVPMGHEFTSLVLALLQVGGHPSKAGQELIQQVKDLRGEYTFETYISLSCQNCPDVVQALNLMAVLNPGIRHTMIDGALFQDEVAARQIMSVPTVYLNGEVFGQGRMGLEEIVARLDTGAAAREAEKIAAKDAFDVLVVGGGPAGAAAAIYTARKGIRTGVVAERFGGQVLDTMGIENFISVKETEGPKLAMALEQHVKEYDVDVMNLQRASKLVAASESASGLTEIQLESGATLKAKTVIIATGARWREMNVPGEKEYRNKGVAYCPHCDGPLFKGKRVAVVGGGNSGVEAAIDLAGIVSHVTLLEFGDAMRADAVLQNKLKSLPNVTIVLQAQTTAVTGDGSKVNGLDYIDRASGEARHIALEGIFVQIGLLPNTDWLRGSVELSSRGEILVGRHQDTTVPGVFAAGDVTDVPYKQIIIAMGEGAKAALGAFDHLIRSDVSAS
- a CDS encoding methyl-accepting chemotaxis protein, which encodes MFNTRLKQQISTLQQQLRTQQAIASALERSFASVHFDVARRVVAANQNFLDTLGYRQLGDILGQPHSLFCASDYVASRDYAQFWAHLQRGEPFQGKVQRVTATGEVVWLEATYSPIIDAAGQISGYVKFATDITARVREAAHNRSVLQALDRAMATIEFRPDGTIVGANDNFLRTMGYRLEQLRGQHHRLLCEREFGDSAEYEQLWQRLRRGEFFAGQIRRRHHDGRTVWLEASYNPVLDENQQVVSVIKFATDISARVEQVQQERDSAQFAYSSSRQTLDWSDSGVAGIRQSVDEIRQMAGSIEAASHTVQQLGARSLQITSIVQTIKDIADQTNLLALNAAIEAARAGETGRGFAVVADEVRKLAERTSASTTEIAAMVGDIQQQTGSAVQSMAQILQQAQHSVTLTQRAGSTIAQIRDGAHAVVEAIGRFTHLKS